In Amycolatopsis sp. EV170708-02-1, the following are encoded in one genomic region:
- a CDS encoding trans-acting enoyl reductase family protein, producing MGTYDVAVFGAYGHTGRFVVAELRERGFGVLAVGRDETKLRGLPWPDVEIRQASVGDAGSLDRALAGADAVINAAGPFADTAAPVIEAALRAGIPYLDVAAELEANMDTFAEFRDRAEGATVIPAMAFFGGLGDLMVTAAMGEWTSADEAHVAYALSSWHPTEGTRAAGRVSRERRDGKRIRFSGGRIERRDDALPELDWDFPAPLGTRAVLGEFTMADVVTVPSHLDIPEVTTYMTVNAAREVVTPETPTRAADGPSSQEFVVDVVVRSGGEERRIVARGQDIYAITAPLVVEAAERVLDGRTKATGVVSAGEIFDAAGFLAALAPRVTVEGFGVPV from the coding sequence TACGTACGACGTCGCGGTGTTCGGGGCCTACGGGCACACCGGGCGGTTCGTGGTGGCGGAATTGCGCGAGCGCGGATTCGGCGTGCTCGCCGTGGGGCGCGACGAGACCAAGCTGCGCGGCCTGCCTTGGCCCGACGTCGAGATCCGGCAGGCTTCGGTCGGCGACGCGGGTTCGCTCGACCGCGCGTTAGCGGGCGCGGACGCGGTGATCAACGCCGCCGGACCGTTCGCCGACACCGCCGCCCCGGTGATCGAAGCGGCGCTGCGGGCGGGCATCCCGTACCTGGACGTGGCCGCGGAACTCGAAGCGAACATGGACACCTTCGCGGAATTCCGCGACCGGGCCGAGGGCGCGACGGTGATCCCGGCGATGGCGTTCTTCGGCGGGCTCGGCGACCTGATGGTCACCGCCGCGATGGGCGAGTGGACGTCCGCGGACGAAGCACACGTCGCCTACGCGTTGAGCAGCTGGCATCCGACGGAAGGGACCCGGGCGGCGGGGAGGGTCTCGCGGGAACGGCGCGACGGCAAGCGGATCCGGTTCTCCGGCGGCCGGATCGAACGCCGTGACGACGCGCTGCCGGAGCTGGACTGGGATTTCCCCGCACCGCTCGGGACCCGTGCCGTGCTCGGCGAGTTCACGATGGCCGACGTCGTTACCGTCCCGAGCCATCTCGACATTCCCGAAGTGACCACGTACATGACCGTGAACGCGGCTCGGGAGGTGGTGACGCCCGAGACGCCGACCCGCGCCGCGGACGGCCCGTCTTCGCAGGAGTTCGTGGTCGACGTCGTCGTGCGGTCCGGCGGTGAGGAACGGCGGATCGTCGCGCGGGGGCAGGACATCTACGCGATCACGGCACCGTTGGTGGTGGAGGCCGCCGAGCGTGTGCTCGACGGGCGGACCAAGGCGACCGGGGTCGTGTCGGCGGGCGAGATCTTCGACGCGGCCGGCTTCCTGGCGGCGCTGGCACCACGGGTGACGGTGGAGGGGTTCGGAGTTCCGGTGTGA